One Herbaspirillum rubrisubalbicans genomic window carries:
- a CDS encoding acyclic terpene utilization AtuA family protein, translated as MTHDPQRSVRTIRIGAGAGYSGDRIEPAAELAEKGQLDYLIFECLAERTIAIGQQARLADPSKGYDPLLAERMHAVLKTCAHQGVRIITNMGAANPLAAAQRIREIARELGLAGLKVAAVIGDDVLQAVQEGDFRIEDNGQPVASLGDRLISANAYLGSAPIVEALQAGAQVIVTGRVADPALVLAPLVHEFGWAMDDWDKLGQGTLIGHLLECAGQITGGYFADPGKKDVAALARLGFPIGEVRADGSAVITKVAGSGGQVTAQTCKEQLLYEIHDPSAYLTPDVIADFSQVQITELGADRVAVTGARGRARPATLKTTLGYRDSFIGEGQMSYAGTGAQARAQLAADIVRERLALTGVETQELRFDLIGVNAIGGPAKPAAAPEPNEVRLRVTGRTASMKQALRIGNEVETLYTNGPAGGGGATKSAREVIAVLSLLLPRTLVHTSVHIEEA; from the coding sequence ATGACCCACGACCCGCAACGTAGCGTGCGTACCATCCGTATCGGCGCCGGTGCCGGCTACTCGGGCGACCGCATCGAACCGGCCGCCGAACTGGCCGAGAAAGGCCAGCTGGATTACCTGATCTTCGAATGCCTGGCCGAGCGCACCATCGCCATCGGACAGCAGGCGCGCCTGGCCGACCCGAGCAAGGGCTACGACCCGCTGCTGGCCGAGCGGATGCACGCAGTCCTGAAGACCTGCGCCCACCAAGGCGTGCGCATCATCACCAACATGGGCGCCGCCAATCCCTTGGCCGCCGCCCAACGCATCCGCGAGATCGCCCGCGAACTGGGTCTGGCAGGGTTGAAGGTGGCTGCGGTGATCGGTGACGATGTGTTGCAGGCAGTACAAGAGGGCGACTTCAGGATCGAAGACAATGGCCAGCCGGTGGCGAGCCTGGGTGACCGGCTCATTTCGGCCAATGCCTATCTGGGCAGCGCCCCTATCGTAGAGGCCCTGCAAGCCGGTGCCCAGGTCATCGTCACCGGCCGTGTCGCCGATCCGGCGCTGGTGCTGGCGCCGCTGGTGCATGAATTCGGCTGGGCCATGGATGACTGGGACAAGCTGGGCCAAGGCACGCTGATCGGCCATCTGCTGGAGTGCGCCGGCCAGATCACGGGCGGGTATTTCGCCGACCCTGGCAAGAAGGATGTGGCCGCTCTGGCGCGCCTGGGCTTTCCCATCGGTGAAGTGCGCGCCGATGGCAGTGCCGTCATCACCAAGGTCGCCGGCTCCGGCGGCCAGGTCACGGCGCAGACCTGCAAGGAACAACTGCTCTATGAAATCCACGATCCCAGCGCCTATCTCACGCCGGACGTGATCGCCGACTTTTCGCAGGTACAGATCACCGAACTGGGCGCGGATCGCGTGGCGGTGACGGGCGCACGTGGCCGCGCGCGACCGGCGACCTTGAAGACCACACTGGGCTATCGCGACAGCTTCATCGGCGAAGGCCAGATGTCCTATGCCGGAACGGGCGCCCAGGCGCGCGCGCAACTGGCGGCCGACATCGTGCGCGAGCGGCTGGCGCTGACCGGCGTAGAGACACAGGAACTGCGCTTTGACCTGATCGGCGTCAATGCCATCGGCGGCCCGGCCAAGCCAGCTGCCGCGCCGGAACCGAATGAAGTCCGGCTGCGCGTGACCGGCCGCACAGCCAGCATGAAGCAGGCGCTACGCATCGGCAATGAAGTCGAAACGCTCTACACCAATGGCCCGGCCGGCGGCGGCGGCGCCACCAAGTCGGCGCGCGAAGTCATCGCGGTGCTGTCGCTGCTGCTGCCGCGCACGCTGGTACACACATCCGTTCATATCGAGGAGGCTTGA
- a CDS encoding CitMHS family transporter: MLALLGFVTIVSLFTAILTKKMSPLVALIAIPIIAALVGGFGLQTSKFIVQGVTAIAPVAGMFVFAILFFGIVTDAGMLDPIISRILKTVGSRPTRIVPGTALLALLIHLDGSGAVTFLITIPAMLPLYTRLGIDKRILACVASMAAGVNFLPWTGPMIRASAALHIPVSDIFTPLVPVQLVGLAFVFIASYLLGLKEERRLGLGQGATVDFVQQHELTEAQLKIRRPQNFWANIVLTLFVLGVMISGKVDPVVMFMIGVVLALMLNYRDVAQQRERIDAHAKAALLMASILFAAGVFTGIMTKSGMLSAMAKTAVGFVPPEMAGHIPVVLGLLSMPLSLLFDPDSFYFGVLPVIAEVSHMLGVPTLQVAQAALLGQMTTGFPVSPLTPATFLVCGLAGIELADHQKYTIPFLFGASVVMTIACVVLGLFPLF; encoded by the coding sequence ATGTTAGCCCTGCTCGGCTTTGTCACGATCGTATCCTTGTTCACGGCCATCCTCACCAAGAAGATGTCGCCGCTGGTGGCGTTGATCGCCATCCCCATCATCGCCGCGCTGGTCGGCGGTTTCGGCTTGCAGACCTCGAAGTTCATCGTGCAGGGCGTGACCGCCATTGCGCCGGTGGCGGGCATGTTCGTCTTCGCCATCCTGTTCTTCGGCATCGTCACCGATGCCGGCATGTTGGACCCCATCATCAGCCGCATCCTCAAGACGGTGGGCAGCCGCCCGACCCGCATCGTGCCGGGTACCGCATTGCTGGCCCTGCTGATCCACCTCGATGGCTCCGGCGCGGTGACCTTCCTCATCACCATCCCGGCCATGCTGCCGCTCTATACGCGCCTGGGCATCGACAAGCGCATCCTGGCCTGTGTGGCCTCGATGGCGGCCGGCGTGAACTTCCTGCCCTGGACCGGGCCGATGATCCGCGCCTCGGCCGCGCTGCACATCCCGGTCTCGGATATCTTCACGCCGCTGGTGCCGGTGCAACTGGTGGGGCTGGCGTTCGTATTCATCGCCTCCTACCTGCTGGGCCTGAAGGAAGAACGCCGCCTCGGATTGGGCCAGGGCGCCACGGTGGACTTCGTGCAGCAGCATGAGCTGACCGAGGCCCAACTGAAGATCCGCCGCCCGCAGAATTTCTGGGCCAACATCGTGCTCACCCTCTTCGTGCTGGGCGTAATGATCAGCGGCAAGGTCGATCCGGTGGTGATGTTCATGATCGGCGTGGTACTGGCACTGATGCTCAACTATCGCGACGTGGCCCAGCAGCGCGAGCGCATCGATGCCCACGCCAAGGCCGCCTTGCTGATGGCCAGCATCCTGTTTGCGGCGGGCGTGTTCACCGGCATCATGACCAAGTCGGGAATGCTCTCGGCCATGGCCAAGACGGCGGTCGGTTTCGTGCCGCCCGAGATGGCGGGGCATATCCCGGTGGTGCTGGGCTTGCTGTCCATGCCGCTGTCACTGCTGTTCGACCCCGATTCCTTCTACTTCGGCGTCTTGCCGGTGATTGCCGAAGTCAGCCACATGCTGGGCGTGCCCACCCTGCAGGTGGCGCAGGCGGCGCTGTTGGGACAGATGACCACCGGCTTCCCGGTCAGCCCGCTGACCCCCGCCACCTTCCTGGTCTGCGGCCTGGCCGGCATCGAACTGGCCGACCACCAGAAATACACCATCCCCTTCCTCTTCGGCGCCTCGGTGGTGATGACCATTGCCTGCGTGGTGCTGGGTCTGTTCCCGCTGTTCTGA
- a CDS encoding MFS transporter, whose product MTTASVNTTTRGITKEEKKVIFASSLGTVFEWYDFYLYGSLAAIIAKQFFAGTDPNTAFIFALLAFAAGFIVRPFGALVFGRLGDLVGRKYTFLVTILIMGASTFIVGVLPNYNSIGITAPIILIILRILQGLALGGEYGGAATYVAEHAPEGRRGSFTAWIQTTATMGLFLSLLVILGVRTSVGEAAFADWGWRIPFLVSILLLAISVWIRMSMNESPAFLKMKAEGKTSKAPLTEAFGQWKNLKLVILALVGLTAGQAVVWYTGQFYALFFLTQTLKVDGPTANLLIAAALLLATPFFLFFGSLSDKIGRKPIILGGCLIAAVTYFPIFNGLTHFANPALEAALQKSPVIVTADPASCQFQFNPTGTKKFTSSCDIVKAKLSAASVNYQNVAGAPGSVATVKIGERIITSYDATGLSKEEAAAKDKELSKALADDIKAAGYPAKADPEQINKPMVLLLLFILVIYVTMVYGPIAACLVEMFPTRIRYTSMSMPYHIGNGWFGGLLPTTSFALVAFKGDIYYGLWYPIVIALITFVIGMLFVKETVRNNIHD is encoded by the coding sequence ATGACCACAGCATCCGTCAATACGACGACGCGCGGCATCACCAAGGAGGAAAAGAAAGTCATCTTCGCCTCGTCGCTAGGCACCGTTTTCGAATGGTATGACTTCTATCTCTACGGCTCGCTGGCCGCCATCATCGCCAAGCAGTTCTTTGCCGGCACCGATCCCAATACCGCCTTCATCTTCGCCCTGCTGGCCTTTGCCGCCGGCTTCATCGTGCGCCCGTTCGGCGCGCTGGTGTTCGGCCGCCTGGGTGACCTGGTCGGTCGTAAATACACTTTCCTGGTGACCATCCTCATCATGGGTGCCTCGACCTTTATCGTCGGCGTACTGCCCAACTACAACTCCATCGGCATCACCGCCCCGATCATCCTGATCATCCTGCGCATCCTGCAGGGTCTGGCGCTGGGCGGCGAATACGGCGGTGCGGCCACTTACGTGGCCGAGCACGCACCAGAAGGCCGCCGCGGCTCCTTCACCGCCTGGATCCAGACCACTGCCACGATGGGCCTGTTCCTGTCGCTGCTGGTGATCCTGGGCGTGCGCACCTCGGTGGGTGAAGCCGCCTTTGCCGACTGGGGCTGGCGCATTCCCTTCCTGGTCTCGATCCTGCTCTTGGCCATCTCGGTGTGGATTCGCATGTCCATGAACGAGTCGCCGGCCTTCCTGAAGATGAAGGCTGAAGGCAAGACCTCCAAGGCACCGCTGACCGAAGCCTTCGGCCAGTGGAAGAACCTGAAGCTGGTGATCCTGGCGCTGGTGGGTCTGACCGCCGGTCAAGCCGTGGTGTGGTACACCGGCCAGTTCTACGCCCTGTTCTTCCTGACCCAGACGCTCAAGGTCGATGGCCCCACCGCCAACCTGCTGATCGCCGCTGCTCTGCTGTTGGCCACGCCCTTCTTCCTGTTCTTCGGTTCACTGTCCGACAAGATCGGTCGCAAGCCCATCATCCTGGGTGGCTGCCTGATCGCCGCCGTAACCTACTTCCCGATCTTCAACGGCCTGACCCACTTCGCCAACCCGGCGCTGGAAGCCGCCCTGCAAAAGTCGCCGGTGATCGTCACCGCTGACCCGGCCAGCTGCCAGTTCCAGTTCAACCCGACCGGCACCAAGAAGTTCACTTCCTCGTGCGACATCGTCAAGGCCAAGCTGTCGGCTGCTTCGGTGAACTACCAGAACGTGGCTGGTGCCCCGGGTTCGGTGGCCACCGTCAAGATCGGCGAGCGCATCATCACCTCCTATGACGCTACCGGCCTGTCCAAGGAAGAAGCTGCCGCCAAGGACAAGGAACTGTCCAAGGCTCTGGCTGACGACATCAAGGCCGCAGGCTACCCGGCCAAGGCTGATCCGGAGCAGATCAACAAGCCCATGGTCTTGCTGCTGCTGTTCATCCTGGTGATCTACGTGACCATGGTCTACGGCCCGATTGCCGCCTGCCTGGTGGAAATGTTCCCGACCCGCATCCGCTACACCTCCATGTCAATGCCCTACCACATCGGCAACGGCTGGTTCGGCGGCCTGCTGCCCACCACCTCCTTCGCGCTGGTGGCCTTCAAGGGCGACATCTACTACGGCCTGTGGTATCCGATCGTGATCGCCCTGATCACCTTCGTGATCGGTATGCTGTTCGTCAAGGAAACCGTGCGTAACAATATCCACGACTGA
- a CDS encoding TIGR03364 family FAD-dependent oxidoreductase — protein MTLSPTEHDPQHFDLAVVGSGILGLAHAYAAVKRGLKVAVFERTGTPLGASVRNFGMGLVTGQPPGIMLDLARESRAIWLHLAARAHFSAREAGTLLFARSQAEHDVLVEFMTVRARQYDYRASLLEGEKLNALYNGRFSHHRSALHGTEDLQLYSREAMPALVAYLHSQGVHFRFNTLVHGTADGRLSTTAGQFHAERVVVCSGHDYLTLFADRLQPMNLKQCRLQMLRIKTEEAVPLTHAVLTGLSCTHYGAFSDLPTARAVHAEIEAKTPLLNKHGIHLLVSPTPYQELIVGDSHHYGTDSPPFNSEEVDQLLLGLVEHTLDTRVQVIERWQGVYGSKGPGPFSALAIDDHTSVVLMHTGIGMSVGLGLGERVVKALLEGDSLPTPSTQPAPATALA, from the coding sequence ATGACGCTTTCCCCCACAGAACACGATCCGCAACACTTCGACCTGGCCGTGGTCGGTTCGGGCATCCTCGGCCTGGCGCACGCCTATGCGGCCGTCAAGCGCGGCCTGAAGGTCGCCGTTTTCGAACGCACCGGCACTCCGCTGGGCGCCTCCGTGCGCAATTTCGGCATGGGCCTGGTGACCGGCCAGCCGCCCGGCATCATGCTCGACCTGGCACGCGAAAGCCGCGCCATCTGGTTGCACCTGGCCGCGCGCGCCCACTTCAGTGCCCGTGAAGCCGGCACCCTGCTGTTTGCCCGCAGCCAAGCAGAGCACGATGTGCTGGTGGAATTCATGACCGTGCGTGCGCGTCAGTACGATTACCGCGCCTCGCTCCTGGAAGGCGAGAAGCTCAATGCCCTCTACAATGGCCGCTTCAGCCATCACCGCTCGGCCCTGCATGGCACCGAAGACCTGCAATTGTATTCGCGCGAAGCCATGCCAGCCCTGGTGGCCTACCTGCATTCGCAGGGCGTGCATTTCCGCTTCAATACCCTGGTGCATGGCACGGCCGATGGTCGCCTCTCAACCACCGCCGGTCAATTCCATGCCGAGCGCGTGGTGGTCTGCTCGGGCCACGATTACCTGACGCTCTTCGCCGACCGCCTGCAGCCGATGAATCTGAAGCAGTGCCGTCTGCAGATGCTGCGCATCAAGACCGAAGAAGCAGTACCGCTGACCCATGCCGTGCTGACCGGCCTGTCCTGCACCCACTACGGCGCCTTCTCGGACTTGCCCACCGCGCGCGCAGTCCATGCCGAGATCGAGGCCAAGACGCCCTTGCTCAACAAGCACGGCATCCACCTGCTGGTCAGCCCGACCCCCTATCAAGAGCTCATCGTCGGCGATTCGCACCATTACGGCACCGATTCGCCGCCGTTCAACAGCGAAGAAGTCGACCAACTGCTGCTGGGCCTGGTCGAACACACGCTGGACACCCGCGTGCAGGTCATCGAGCGCTGGCAAGGGGTCTATGGCAGCAAGGGCCCCGGTCCGTTCTCGGCGCTGGCCATCGACGACCACACTTCGGTGGTACTGATGCATACTGGCATCGGCATGAGCGTCGGACTGGGCCTGGGCGAGCGTGTCGTGAAGGCGCTGCTGGAAGGCGACAGCCTGCCCACGCCATCCACCCAACCGGCCCCGGCGACCGCCCTGGCGTGA
- a CDS encoding AtuA-related protein gives MLLRDIAHARAGDKGDISNISVIAYRIEDYARLESALSAERVRAHFAAIVQGEVVRHALPHLGALNFVMQRALGGGVTRSLALDAHGKALSGVMLEIEL, from the coding sequence ATGCTGCTCAGAGACATCGCCCACGCACGCGCCGGGGACAAAGGCGACATTTCCAATATTTCCGTCATCGCCTACCGCATCGAAGACTACGCCCGGCTGGAAAGCGCACTGAGCGCCGAGCGGGTGCGGGCGCATTTTGCGGCAATCGTGCAGGGGGAAGTGGTGCGCCATGCCTTGCCACACCTTGGAGCGCTCAATTTCGTCATGCAGCGCGCGCTGGGCGGGGGCGTGACCCGTTCATTGGCGCTGGATGCGCATGGGAAGGCTTTGTCGGGGGTGATGCTGGAAATCGAACTCTGA
- the purT gene encoding formate-dependent phosphoribosylglycinamide formyltransferase: MKKPTRLGTPLSPSATKVMLLGSGELGKEVIIALQRLGVEVIAVDRYENAPGQQVAHRAHVINMTDGAALTALIEQEQPDLIVPEIEAIATETLVKLEEAGRARVIPTARAAWLTMNREGIRRLAGETLGLATSPYRFADSLTELKAAIDQIGFPCVIKPVMSSSGKGQSKIDGADEIEAAWNYAAAGGRVDSGRVIVEGFIDFDYEITLLTVRSLNENGDTITSFCDPIGHVQVKGDYVESWQPHPMPNAALEKARDIARKVTENLGGLGLFGVELFVKGDMVWFSEVSPRPHDTGMVTMVSQVQSEFELHAKAILGLPVNTALKTPGASAVIYGQHEARGIAFDGVADALRIPGADIRLFGKPESFARRRMGVALASGDNVETARIRAKQAAAKVKPVIPE, encoded by the coding sequence ATGAAAAAACCAACCCGACTCGGCACACCGCTGTCCCCCTCCGCCACCAAAGTCATGCTGCTGGGCTCCGGCGAACTCGGCAAGGAAGTCATCATCGCCCTGCAACGCCTGGGCGTGGAAGTGATTGCCGTTGACCGCTACGAAAACGCGCCCGGCCAGCAGGTCGCGCATCGTGCCCATGTCATCAACATGACCGATGGCGCCGCCCTGACCGCATTGATCGAGCAGGAGCAACCCGACCTGATCGTGCCCGAGATCGAGGCCATCGCCACCGAAACCCTGGTCAAGCTGGAAGAAGCCGGCCGTGCCCGCGTCATCCCGACCGCGCGCGCCGCCTGGCTGACCATGAATCGCGAAGGCATCCGTCGCTTGGCCGGTGAAACCCTGGGCCTGGCGACCTCGCCCTACCGCTTCGCTGACAGCCTGACAGAACTGAAGGCTGCCATCGACCAGATCGGCTTCCCATGCGTGATCAAGCCGGTCATGTCGTCTTCCGGCAAGGGCCAGTCCAAGATCGATGGCGCCGATGAGATCGAAGCCGCCTGGAACTACGCCGCCGCCGGTGGCCGCGTCGATTCCGGTCGCGTGATCGTGGAAGGCTTCATCGACTTCGACTACGAGATCACCCTGCTGACGGTGCGTTCCTTGAACGAGAACGGCGACACCATCACCAGCTTCTGCGACCCCATCGGTCACGTACAGGTCAAGGGCGACTATGTCGAGTCCTGGCAACCGCACCCCATGCCCAATGCGGCCCTGGAAAAGGCTCGCGACATCGCCCGCAAGGTCACCGAAAACCTCGGCGGTCTGGGCCTGTTCGGGGTGGAATTGTTCGTCAAGGGCGACATGGTCTGGTTCTCCGAAGTCAGCCCGCGTCCGCATGACACCGGCATGGTCACCATGGTCAGCCAGGTACAGAGCGAATTCGAACTGCACGCCAAGGCCATCCTCGGTCTGCCCGTCAATACCGCCCTGAAGACCCCGGGTGCCTCGGCCGTGATCTATGGCCAGCATGAAGCCCGTGGCATCGCCTTCGATGGCGTGGCCGATGCGCTGCGCATTCCGGGTGCCGACATTCGCCTGTTCGGCAAGCCCGAGTCCTTCGCCCGCCGTCGCATGGGCGTGGCCCTGGCCTCCGGGGACAACGTCGAGACCGCCCGCATCCGTGCCAAGCAGGCTGCGGCCAAGGTCAAGCCGGTCATTCCCGAATAA
- a CDS encoding putative 2-aminoethylphosphonate ABC transporter substrate-binding protein, which produces MLFSAQAHAATTLTVYTALEADQIKAYQAAFQKANPDIEIKWVRDSTGIVTAKLLAEKANPQADVIWGLAATSLALLDKEGMLTPYAPHGLSAIDAKYRSAANPPSWVGMDVWASAICFNTVEAQKQGLPKPTSWADLTKPVYAGKIVMPNPASSGTGYLDVSAWLQMMGEEKGWAYMDALHKNIGQYTHSGSKPCKQAATGEFPIGIAFEYRAVKTKKEGAPIDVILPAEGLGWDIEATAIVKGTKNLEAAKKLADFSASKDAMALYEKNFAVVAIPGVAKPDELLPADYEKRLIKNDFTWASTNRDRILTEWSKRYESKSEKKQ; this is translated from the coding sequence ATGTTGTTCTCGGCCCAGGCCCACGCGGCCACCACGCTGACGGTCTATACCGCCCTCGAAGCCGACCAGATCAAGGCTTACCAGGCAGCCTTCCAGAAGGCCAACCCGGACATCGAAATCAAGTGGGTGCGCGACTCCACCGGCATCGTCACCGCCAAGCTGCTGGCGGAAAAGGCCAATCCGCAAGCCGACGTGATCTGGGGCCTGGCCGCCACCAGCCTGGCCCTGCTGGACAAGGAAGGGATGCTGACCCCCTACGCCCCGCATGGCCTGTCGGCCATCGACGCCAAGTACCGCAGCGCCGCCAACCCGCCGTCGTGGGTGGGCATGGACGTGTGGGCCTCGGCCATCTGCTTCAACACCGTGGAAGCGCAAAAGCAGGGCCTGCCCAAGCCGACCTCCTGGGCTGACCTGACCAAGCCGGTCTATGCCGGCAAGATCGTCATGCCCAACCCGGCCTCTTCCGGTACCGGCTACCTGGATGTGTCGGCCTGGCTGCAGATGATGGGTGAAGAAAAAGGCTGGGCCTACATGGACGCCCTGCACAAGAACATCGGCCAGTACACCCACTCCGGCTCCAAGCCCTGCAAGCAGGCCGCGACAGGTGAATTCCCGATCGGCATCGCCTTCGAATACCGCGCCGTGAAGACCAAGAAGGAAGGTGCCCCGATCGACGTGATCCTGCCCGCCGAAGGCCTGGGCTGGGACATCGAAGCCACCGCCATCGTCAAGGGCACCAAGAACCTGGAAGCCGCCAAGAAACTGGCCGACTTCTCCGCCAGCAAGGATGCCATGGCGCTGTATGAAAAGAACTTCGCCGTGGTCGCCATTCCGGGCGTAGCCAAGCCGGACGAACTGCTGCCGGCCGACTACGAAAAGCGTCTCATCAAGAACGACTTCACCTGGGCCAGCACCAACCGTGATCGCATCCTGACCGAGTGGAGCAAGCGCTACGAAAGCAAGTCGGAGAAGAAGCAGTAA
- a CDS encoding LysR family transcriptional regulator, which produces MQSNISTRLLQAFLALADCRHFGHAAERCHVSQSAFSAMIQKLEAATGARLFERDTRNVSLTPEGELFVQVARQLVTDIEAALADMSDYVARRKGRVAIAALPSLAAGWLPPVLADYRQRYPGVTVELFDAISDHCLDLLRQGKADIALTAAGPNLVEFDTRALCSDPFYLVCRQDHKLAGKRRIKVAQLAGCEMIHLARSTSVRQHLDAVLRPGGVIHTGLEVEHLATVAALIESGLGVSVVPELTLFQFRLPKLVAIPLEAPELRRPLLIVTPKERSLSMAAQGLLELVRQKAEGRAPGDDGRNDKGDAPTKSPATRRGAMKKTGRK; this is translated from the coding sequence ATGCAATCCAACATCTCCACCCGCCTGCTGCAAGCCTTCCTGGCGCTGGCTGATTGCCGCCATTTCGGCCACGCGGCCGAGCGCTGCCACGTCTCGCAATCGGCCTTCAGCGCCATGATCCAGAAGCTGGAAGCCGCGACCGGTGCGCGCCTGTTCGAACGCGACACGCGCAATGTAAGCTTGACCCCCGAAGGTGAATTGTTCGTACAGGTCGCGCGCCAACTGGTGACGGACATTGAAGCCGCCTTGGCTGACATGAGCGATTACGTGGCCCGGCGCAAGGGCAGGGTGGCCATTGCCGCCTTGCCCTCACTGGCGGCGGGCTGGTTGCCGCCGGTGCTGGCCGATTATCGGCAGCGCTATCCGGGCGTCACCGTGGAATTGTTCGACGCCATCTCTGATCATTGCCTGGACCTGCTGCGCCAGGGCAAGGCCGATATCGCCCTCACCGCCGCGGGGCCAAATCTGGTGGAGTTCGATACCCGTGCGCTCTGTTCGGACCCGTTCTACCTGGTTTGCCGCCAGGACCACAAGCTGGCCGGCAAGCGCCGTATCAAGGTGGCGCAACTGGCCGGTTGCGAGATGATCCACCTGGCCCGCTCCACCAGTGTGCGCCAGCATCTGGATGCAGTACTGCGCCCCGGTGGCGTGATCCATACCGGGCTGGAAGTGGAGCACCTGGCCACCGTCGCGGCCCTCATCGAAAGCGGCCTGGGGGTGAGCGTGGTGCCGGAGTTGACCCTGTTCCAGTTCCGCCTGCCCAAGCTGGTGGCGATCCCGCTGGAGGCACCGGAATTGCGGCGGCCGCTCTTGATCGTCACGCCCAAGGAACGCAGCTTGTCGATGGCGGCGCAGGGCTTGCTGGAGCTGGTGCGGCAGAAGGCGGAAGGACGTGCGCCGGGCGATGACGGCCGCAATGACAAGGGCGATGCCCCAACAAAAAGCCCCGCGACCAGGCGCGGGGCCATGAAAAAGACCGGGCGGAAATGA
- the nadB gene encoding L-aspartate oxidase, producing MKCDVAILGSGLAGLSVALHLAEKYQVVVVSKGELLDGASNWAQGGIAAVLDSSDSHAQHIDDTLVAGAGLCDESATRTIVEHGRQAIEWLIAQGVPFTRDDSAELGYHLTREGGHSQRRIIHAADATGHAVQVTLEQRVRAHPNITLLEHHCAIDLIHARKLDPKAEPRCLGVHVQDTASGRVIAIAAARTVLATGGAGKVYLYTSNPDSATGDGIAMAWRAGCRVANMEFIQFHPTCLYHPYAKSFLISEALRGEGALLKLPASAGAAAGQRFMPEHDERCELAPRDIVARAIDFEMKKRGLDHVDLDISHQSPAFIAEHFPTIQARCLEFGIDITRQPIPVVPAAHYTCGGVVTDMAGRTDLPGLYAVGETAYTGLHGANRLASNSLLECLVLGRSAAADIEQELAAGTWRLTEVPQWDESRVSDADEEVVIAHNWDELRRFMWNYVSIVRTDKRLERAQHRIRLLKEEIDEYYANFRISRDLLELRNLVDVAQLIVSSALTRKESRGLHFSQDYPRTLPRATPTILPGRQ from the coding sequence ATGAAGTGCGATGTCGCCATCCTCGGCAGCGGTCTGGCCGGTCTTTCCGTAGCACTCCATCTGGCCGAGAAGTACCAGGTGGTGGTGGTCTCCAAGGGTGAACTGCTGGATGGTGCCAGCAACTGGGCCCAGGGCGGCATTGCCGCAGTGCTCGATTCGAGCGACAGCCACGCCCAGCACATCGATGACACGCTGGTGGCCGGTGCCGGTCTGTGCGATGAAAGCGCCACCCGCACCATCGTCGAACATGGACGCCAGGCCATCGAATGGCTGATCGCCCAGGGCGTGCCCTTCACCCGCGACGACAGCGCCGAACTGGGCTATCACCTCACCCGCGAGGGCGGCCACAGCCAGCGGCGCATCATCCATGCTGCCGACGCCACCGGCCACGCGGTGCAGGTCACGCTGGAACAGCGCGTGCGTGCGCACCCCAACATCACCCTGCTGGAACATCACTGCGCCATCGACCTGATCCATGCCCGCAAGCTCGATCCCAAGGCCGAGCCGCGCTGCCTGGGCGTGCACGTGCAGGATACCGCCAGCGGCCGGGTCATCGCCATTGCCGCCGCACGCACGGTGCTGGCCACCGGCGGCGCCGGCAAGGTCTACCTGTACACCTCCAACCCGGATTCGGCCACCGGCGACGGCATCGCCATGGCCTGGCGCGCCGGCTGCCGGGTGGCCAACATGGAATTCATCCAGTTCCACCCGACCTGCCTGTATCACCCCTATGCCAAGTCCTTCCTGATCAGCGAGGCGCTGCGCGGCGAAGGCGCCCTGCTCAAGCTGCCGGCCTCGGCCGGGGCGGCAGCAGGCCAGCGCTTCATGCCGGAGCACGACGAGCGCTGCGAGCTGGCCCCGCGCGACATCGTGGCGCGCGCCATCGATTTCGAGATGAAGAAACGCGGCCTGGATCACGTCGATCTCGATATCAGCCACCAAAGCCCGGCCTTCATCGCCGAGCACTTCCCGACCATCCAGGCGCGCTGCCTGGAGTTCGGCATCGACATCACGCGCCAGCCCATTCCGGTGGTGCCGGCCGCGCACTACACCTGCGGCGGCGTGGTCACCGACATGGCCGGGCGCACCGACCTGCCGGGCCTGTACGCGGTGGGCGAGACGGCCTACACCGGCCTGCATGGCGCCAACCGGCTGGCCAGCAATTCGCTGCTGGAATGCCTGGTGCTGGGCCGCTCGGCGGCCGCGGATATCGAGCAGGAACTGGCCGCCGGCACCTGGCGCCTGACCGAGGTGCCGCAGTGGGATGAGAGCCGCGTCAGCGACGCCGACGAAGAAGTGGTGATCGCCCACAACTGGGATGAACTGCGCCGCTTCATGTGGAACTACGTCAGCATCGTGCGCACCGACAAGCGTCTGGAACGTGCCCAGCACCGCATCCGGCTCCTGAAGGAAGAGATCGATGAGTACTACGCCAATTTCCGCATCTCGCGCGATCTGCTGGAGTTGCGCAACCTGGTGGACGTGGCGCAATTGATCGTCTCCAGCGCGCTGACGCGCAAGGAAAGTCGCGGCCTGCACTTCAGTCAGGACTACCCGCGCACGCTGCCCCGTGCCACGCCGACCATCCTGCCTGGCCGACAGTGA